One Paraglaciecola mesophila genomic region harbors:
- a CDS encoding polysaccharide pyruvyl transferase family protein yields MNIFSSKSNDRYYQNKIDKQARNLAYFWQPKTEAPNIGDYLALDIVQQMLHLKNRFVLDKINKKSKLISIGSVLHFAQNGDVLWGTGRNGKVDEKMHTYSSLDVRSVRGPLTRDYLLSKNISCPEVYGDPAILAPLFYPEQLMCPNGASQEFVIVPQLNDDIKFYKGYEDLIVSPRMYPGEFIKEILKAKTVISSSLHGIILAEAYGRNALFLDSGSGETRFKYDDYYQGTGRSSYQATISIEEAKTLRSEPIPDLAIRQKALVEVFPYELW; encoded by the coding sequence GTGAACATATTTAGTAGTAAGTCAAATGACAGATATTACCAGAATAAAATTGATAAGCAGGCGAGAAACTTGGCTTACTTTTGGCAACCGAAGACTGAAGCCCCAAATATTGGGGATTATTTGGCGTTAGATATCGTGCAGCAAATGCTTCATTTGAAAAACCGGTTCGTATTAGACAAAATAAACAAGAAAAGCAAATTAATTTCAATTGGTTCTGTTTTGCACTTCGCACAGAATGGAGATGTTTTATGGGGCACTGGGCGCAACGGTAAGGTGGACGAAAAAATGCACACTTACTCATCACTAGATGTGAGAAGTGTTCGTGGTCCTTTGACTCGAGATTATCTTTTATCCAAAAACATATCATGTCCCGAAGTGTATGGAGATCCTGCGATATTGGCTCCTTTGTTTTATCCAGAGCAATTAATGTGCCCAAACGGTGCCTCTCAAGAATTCGTAATTGTTCCTCAACTCAATGACGATATAAAGTTTTACAAAGGATATGAAGATTTAATCGTAAGTCCAAGAATGTATCCAGGTGAATTTATTAAGGAAATCCTTAAAGCTAAGACAGTAATCAGTTCGAGTTTGCATGGAATAATACTAGCTGAAGCATATGGTAGAAATGCATTATTCTTAGACTCTGGTAGTGGTGAAACACGCTTTAAGTATGACGATTATTATCAGGGAACTGGGCGTTCAAGCTATCAAGCTACAATAAGCATCGAGGAGGCAAAAACATTGCGTTCTGAACCTATTCCTGACTTAGCTATTAGACAAAAAGCATTAGTCGAGGTCTTCCCGTATGAACTATGGTAG
- a CDS encoding right-handed parallel beta-helix repeat-containing protein, whose protein sequence is MYQIDKTTWCGRSLFAMFFVINVLGCSHFHAPQKISAIDQIGSFLIQEVKAQQLSSRSEIIKLLDNPAYSVKKSNRFLIKHKQNVAALLLQTMHSQSVTQAIVDLSESHATQTKEWVTLALQLYPIDAYRIVEQLYADSAIKSATLESAALLAGLDPARIFPATASSNLDYRIVPLIHSASLTVYNQTEETNTRVWFKPNSTTQWLPALSLQWEPIQGAMSGSIVHLAAQTEYDVKLQFIKENEVVDEKLYSFRTRPNSPPIDPEKVYSLADIYKGGQLNLTALGIQGSEDGWALIKGDGVEIIASEGDNAAIDIGSQSYVKFENINVKGGRLYGISAKKAHHVWIDGCNISEFGRIAGEMRDGVAYENTESTKAINYDSGIFLQETGVVTIENCEIHSPNEKANHWGYGHPYGPSALLLAARHSVEEYRGQYIVRNNRFYGSDKHRFNDVIESRANARAWGGFLRDSAIYSNYLGYANDDIIELDGGQSNVLFYNNEIEQGYCGISAIPNMLGPSYIFNNYIHNLGDERQKAWAAIKLGGLMSTPAGIVNIFENLVVTNSNGIAAAGFNGDYTFWANVKNNVLIHDKYWSKMGQGIYDIEQFSGSKFTNNLIFNTRISAPTVLANIGENFYHPWSEQTDIAEQIKDSGASFNLELEQQFFIPNFSQTSNLMQNTLANTNASVDETTSEFTINFEHLPIKSFDTQDKDGDYQISDNGGAITLYGNTWKSVPVYVVLTPETVLELEVKNNGFGEIVGIAFENDNALTSANVYKFAGSQKWSNDTFKYTTIDEFETLSIPVGSLNIETFDRLVLVMDDDKPASKASQVSFKNLRFIEPKAIQQSDINSVIRVGKWSE, encoded by the coding sequence ATGTATCAGATAGATAAGACAACGTGGTGCGGTAGAAGCTTGTTCGCCATGTTCTTTGTTATCAACGTGCTAGGTTGCTCGCACTTTCATGCCCCACAGAAAATATCAGCAATAGATCAAATCGGCAGTTTTCTTATTCAGGAAGTCAAGGCGCAGCAACTCTCCAGCCGCTCAGAGATAATCAAACTGTTAGACAACCCAGCCTATTCAGTTAAAAAATCTAACCGTTTCCTCATTAAACATAAACAGAATGTTGCTGCACTCCTGCTGCAAACAATGCATTCTCAAAGTGTGACGCAGGCAATTGTTGACTTAAGTGAAAGCCATGCAACACAAACTAAAGAATGGGTCACACTTGCACTACAACTTTATCCTATAGATGCGTATCGCATTGTAGAGCAGCTTTATGCTGATTCAGCGATAAAAAGTGCGACCCTAGAGTCCGCAGCGCTATTGGCTGGCTTAGACCCCGCAAGAATCTTCCCAGCAACAGCGTCGAGTAACCTAGATTACCGCATTGTTCCGCTCATCCATTCGGCCAGCTTAACGGTATACAACCAAACTGAAGAGACCAATACACGGGTGTGGTTTAAACCCAATTCGACAACGCAATGGTTACCCGCTCTATCATTGCAGTGGGAACCAATCCAAGGGGCTATGTCGGGTTCAATTGTGCATTTAGCCGCGCAGACCGAATACGATGTAAAACTGCAATTCATTAAAGAGAACGAGGTGGTCGATGAGAAGTTGTATTCCTTTCGTACAAGACCAAATTCGCCACCAATTGATCCAGAAAAAGTCTATTCCCTTGCTGATATATACAAAGGGGGGCAACTTAATTTAACTGCTTTGGGCATTCAAGGTTCTGAAGATGGATGGGCGCTAATCAAAGGCGATGGAGTAGAGATTATCGCATCAGAAGGGGACAACGCCGCCATTGATATTGGCAGTCAGAGCTACGTTAAATTTGAGAATATAAACGTCAAAGGAGGTCGCCTTTACGGCATTAGCGCTAAGAAGGCACATCACGTGTGGATTGACGGCTGTAACATCTCTGAGTTTGGCAGAATCGCGGGAGAAATGCGTGATGGTGTCGCGTATGAGAATACAGAAAGCACCAAGGCGATAAACTATGACTCTGGCATTTTTCTGCAAGAAACTGGTGTGGTGACCATTGAAAATTGCGAAATACACAGCCCAAATGAAAAAGCCAATCATTGGGGGTATGGTCATCCCTATGGCCCAAGTGCCTTGTTGTTAGCAGCTCGACATTCAGTTGAAGAATATCGAGGGCAATACATTGTACGCAACAACCGCTTTTACGGCAGTGACAAGCATAGATTTAATGACGTCATTGAAAGTCGTGCAAATGCTCGGGCTTGGGGCGGCTTCCTCAGAGACTCAGCTATTTATAGCAATTACCTTGGTTATGCCAACGACGACATCATTGAACTCGACGGTGGGCAAAGTAACGTACTGTTTTACAACAATGAAATAGAGCAGGGGTATTGCGGAATAAGTGCCATACCCAACATGTTGGGGCCAAGTTATATATTTAATAATTATATTCATAACCTAGGGGACGAACGTCAAAAAGCATGGGCGGCGATAAAACTTGGTGGCTTAATGTCTACGCCAGCTGGTATTGTGAATATTTTTGAAAACTTAGTCGTGACAAACAGTAATGGGATAGCGGCTGCAGGGTTTAATGGGGATTATACATTTTGGGCGAATGTAAAAAACAACGTGCTCATTCACGATAAATACTGGAGTAAAATGGGGCAGGGGATTTATGATATAGAACAATTCAGTGGTTCCAAATTCACCAATAACCTTATATTTAATACCCGTATCAGTGCACCAACTGTTCTCGCCAATATAGGGGAGAATTTTTATCACCCTTGGTCAGAACAGACAGATATTGCCGAACAAATCAAGGATTCAGGAGCCAGTTTCAATCTAGAGCTTGAGCAGCAATTTTTCATTCCCAATTTTTCTCAAACTTCAAATTTGATGCAAAATACCTTGGCTAATACCAATGCTTCTGTAGATGAAACAACGTCAGAATTTACAATCAATTTTGAACACCTTCCAATTAAATCATTTGATACCCAAGACAAAGACGGCGATTACCAAATTAGTGACAATGGGGGCGCTATTACGCTCTATGGTAATACATGGAAGAGTGTACCTGTGTATGTGGTGTTAACACCTGAAACCGTGTTAGAGCTTGAGGTAAAAAACAACGGTTTTGGGGAAATAGTGGGTATCGCATTTGAAAACGACAACGCATTAACAAGTGCTAATGTGTATAAATTTGCCGGTAGCCAGAAATGGTCAAACGATACGTTTAAATACACTACTATTGACGAGTTTGAAACCTTAAGTATCCCTGTTGGCAGCTTAAATATTGAAACGTTCGACCGACTAGTATTGGTTATGGACGATGACAAACCGGCCAGTAAAGCTTCACAAGTATCCTTTAAAAATCTCAGGTTTATTGAGCCTAAGGCAATCCAGCAGAGTGACATTAACTCAGTAATTCGAGTGGGGAAGTGGAGCGAATGA
- a CDS encoding transglutaminase-like cysteine peptidase, which translates to MRFFGYFFTTVLIVFMLRAAADSNIVFNDALFKKVRNQYDDDALERVRDWQQLLSTSHNLPIDEKLYQVNNFFNELEFVDDIDHWGKDDYWATPVEFLATEGGDCEDFVIAKYFSLKELGVPAEKLRLMYVTATRLRQAHMVLAYYEEANSVPLVLDNINRRVLPASRRRDLLPVYSFNGDGLWLAKEQGRGQKVQQGGNNNLWNDLNKRMQLGD; encoded by the coding sequence ATGCGTTTTTTTGGCTATTTCTTTACAACAGTGTTGATTGTTTTTATGTTGCGCGCAGCAGCGGACAGCAACATTGTGTTCAATGACGCCCTATTTAAGAAAGTGCGAAACCAGTATGACGACGATGCCCTAGAACGCGTGAGAGACTGGCAGCAATTGCTAAGCACAAGCCACAACTTACCCATAGATGAAAAACTTTATCAGGTTAACAACTTTTTTAATGAGCTTGAGTTTGTCGATGACATTGATCATTGGGGGAAAGATGATTATTGGGCAACACCCGTAGAGTTTTTAGCCACTGAGGGTGGTGATTGCGAAGACTTTGTTATTGCTAAGTATTTCAGTTTAAAAGAATTAGGCGTACCCGCGGAAAAATTGCGCCTAATGTACGTTACCGCCACCCGCCTGCGTCAGGCACACATGGTGCTGGCCTATTATGAAGAAGCCAACTCAGTACCCTTGGTACTCGACAACATCAACAGACGAGTTTTACCTGCCTCTCGACGACGGGACTTATTACCCGTTTACAGCTTTAATGGTGACGGCCTATGGCTGGCTAAAGAGCAAGGTCGCGGGCAAAAAGTACAACAAGGAGGCAATAACAATTTATGGAACGATTTAAACAAA